A genomic segment from Nodularia sphaerocarpa UHCC 0038 encodes:
- the lipA gene encoding lipoyl synthase, protein MTKPQPAQLKSEITAMPSWLRRPIGKASELSTVQRIIKQRQIHTICEEGRCPNRGECYAQKTATFLLLGPVCTRSCAFCQVDKGHAPMPIDSEEPRKVAEAVQLLGLRYVVLTSVARDDLPDQGSGQFVKTIETIRLLNPEIQIEVLTPDFWGGMGAGESGQRERIATIVTAKPACFNHNVETVRRLTGPVRRGAKYDRSLRVLAVVKEIDPTIPTKSGLMLGHGETKEEVMETMADLRAVGCDRLTIGQYMRPSLEHLPVQKYWTPEEFDELGSLAWKMGFNHVRSGPLVRSSYHAGEESVGSGE, encoded by the coding sequence ATGACCAAGCCACAACCAGCCCAACTCAAGTCGGAAATTACGGCAATGCCTAGCTGGTTACGTCGCCCCATTGGCAAAGCTAGTGAGCTTTCTACTGTACAACGCATTATTAAGCAACGTCAAATTCACACTATTTGTGAAGAAGGACGATGCCCGAATCGAGGTGAGTGCTATGCTCAAAAAACTGCCACTTTTTTACTATTAGGCCCAGTCTGCACACGCTCTTGTGCTTTTTGTCAAGTAGATAAAGGTCATGCACCAATGCCTATTGACTCAGAGGAACCACGCAAAGTAGCAGAAGCTGTGCAGCTTTTGGGATTGCGTTATGTGGTGCTAACTTCTGTGGCTCGTGATGATTTGCCTGATCAAGGATCGGGGCAGTTTGTCAAGACAATAGAGACTATTCGCTTGTTAAATCCAGAGATTCAAATCGAAGTGCTGACACCAGATTTTTGGGGTGGTATGGGTGCTGGTGAATCAGGTCAACGGGAAAGGATAGCGACAATTGTCACAGCCAAGCCAGCTTGTTTTAATCACAATGTGGAAACAGTGCGGCGGTTAACAGGCCCTGTGCGTCGGGGAGCAAAGTATGACCGCTCTCTAAGAGTCCTGGCTGTGGTTAAAGAAATTGATCCGACTATTCCTACCAAATCAGGTTTGATGCTGGGACACGGCGAAACCAAGGAGGAAGTGATGGAAACTATGGCGGATTTAAGGGCAGTGGGGTGCGATCGCCTGACTATCGGCCAGTATATGCGTCCTTCCTTAGAACATTTACCAGTTCAAAAATACTGGACACCAGAAGAATTTGATGAATTAGGCAGCCTAGCATGGAAAATGGGATTCAACCATGTCCGTTCGGGTCCTCTGGTGCGTAGTTCTTACCATGCGGGTGAGGAGTCCGTGGGGAGTGGGGAGTAG
- the hrmK gene encoding hybrid histidine kinase/response regulator HrmK codes for MQEYSSLPEQNSSLDQTPTLLTTMQELRAELWLERSLNQLQSRLNDCLLSACSNVLQSRTTEAEIFQTLVNELGMALNSITVAIALFQPRAKIAQVCYVSCFSSPFPQLIFLERKEQKLQLQLQAVIAVEDLQQLESQQPNHVRRLIDEAGGVIGWLIISQTPPKSDHKSLTAAQFQLRSQLLARAIKQCVATLVQLKKIQSLQQHSQQLGTSNEKLERTNQLKNQFLANTSHEIRTPLSSIIGFSQLLLAQGYDPTREHHQEYLRIIQSSGKHLLTLINDILDLSKIEANQLEVEWENINVPEICRNVLALVKEKAANKGLQLRLKLDPDVTTLVADPLRLKQMLLNLLFNALKFTKTGAVGLEVLPKGGFVHFIVWDTGIGISKENQARLFQPYFQIANTVVNRNEGTGLGLTVTRKLVEIHGGWLEVGSEVDHGSRFTIILPVKPVGEEGKYQPDVEAIAVSRPRRDQEDDVAESTVVTSSSSLDILLVENDFPNAELIRIYLGTLGYQVTWVKNAAEMWSVLTHLNPILILMDVYLPDGNGLNLAQQIREQGQYQMIPVIVQTAMAMKGDREICLAAGVDDYISKPIDLSVLGHLIAKYIKLRQTEVEAKQGC; via the coding sequence ATGCAGGAATATTCAAGCTTACCAGAACAAAACTCATCCTTAGATCAAACGCCAACACTTTTGACAACAATGCAGGAACTTCGTGCCGAGTTGTGGCTGGAACGCAGCTTGAACCAGTTGCAAAGTCGCCTTAATGATTGCCTACTTTCTGCTTGTAGTAACGTTTTACAGTCTAGAACCACAGAAGCGGAAATTTTCCAAACTCTGGTGAACGAGCTGGGTATGGCTTTGAATAGTATTACCGTAGCGATCGCTCTTTTCCAACCGCGAGCAAAAATTGCTCAAGTTTGTTATGTTTCTTGTTTTTCATCGCCATTTCCACAACTGATATTTCTAGAGAGGAAAGAGCAAAAATTACAATTGCAATTGCAAGCAGTCATAGCAGTGGAAGATTTACAGCAGCTTGAGAGCCAACAACCAAATCATGTCCGCCGCTTAATTGATGAAGCTGGGGGTGTGATTGGTTGGCTAATCATCTCTCAAACGCCGCCAAAGTCTGATCACAAATCACTCACAGCAGCCCAATTTCAACTGCGATCGCAATTGCTGGCGCGAGCCATAAAGCAGTGTGTAGCTACACTGGTACAACTAAAAAAAATCCAATCTTTGCAGCAACACTCCCAACAGCTAGGTACTTCTAATGAAAAACTAGAGCGCACTAATCAACTGAAAAACCAGTTTCTGGCGAATACCAGTCACGAAATCCGCACACCGTTAAGTTCGATCATCGGTTTTAGCCAACTACTCTTAGCCCAAGGTTATGATCCCACCAGAGAACACCACCAAGAGTATTTAAGAATCATTCAGTCTAGTGGTAAGCATTTACTAACGCTGATCAATGATATTTTAGACCTCTCCAAAATTGAAGCCAACCAGCTGGAAGTGGAATGGGAAAATATCAATGTCCCAGAAATATGTCGCAATGTTTTAGCACTAGTCAAAGAGAAAGCTGCTAATAAGGGTTTGCAACTGCGCCTGAAATTAGATCCGGATGTCACAACTCTGGTTGCTGATCCCCTACGACTGAAGCAGATGCTGTTGAATTTGCTGTTTAATGCCCTCAAGTTTACCAAGACAGGGGCTGTTGGCTTAGAAGTTCTGCCCAAAGGTGGATTTGTACATTTTATCGTTTGGGATACTGGTATTGGCATCTCTAAAGAAAACCAAGCACGACTATTTCAACCTTATTTTCAAATTGCCAATACTGTAGTTAATCGCAATGAAGGTACTGGTTTGGGGTTAACCGTAACTCGGAAGTTGGTGGAAATTCATGGTGGTTGGCTGGAAGTGGGGTCGGAAGTTGATCACGGCTCGCGTTTTACGATCATCCTCCCTGTGAAGCCTGTAGGAGAAGAGGGTAAATATCAGCCAGATGTAGAAGCTATAGCGGTTTCTCGCCCCCGGCGAGATCAGGAGGATGATGTAGCAGAATCTACTGTTGTTACCTCTAGTTCTTCTCTAGATATTTTGTTGGTGGAAAATGATTTCCCCAATGCTGAGTTAATCCGAATTTATCTAGGTACATTGGGATATCAGGTGACTTGGGTGAAGAATGCTGCCGAAATGTGGTCTGTGCTGACACATTTAAACCCAATATTGATTTTAATGGATGTTTACCTGCCAGATGGCAATGGTTTAAACCTGGCGCAGCAGATCCGAGAACAAGGACAGTATCAGATGATTCCGGTGATTGTGCAAACCGCAATGGCGATGAAAGGCGATCGCGAAATTTGTTTAGCGGCTGGAGTTGATGATTATATTTCTAAACCAATTGATTTATCTGTTTTAGGGCATCTGATAGCGAAGTATATTAAATTACGCCAAACAGAAGTTGAGGCCAAACAAGGGTGTTAA
- the aroQ gene encoding type II 3-dehydroquinate dehydratase: protein MLHGPNLNLLGQREPGIYGSLGLAEINRLLEEEALRFQAKVFAVQSNHEGVLVDTIHGALGKHQGILINAGAYTHTSVALRDAIAGVNLPTVEVHLSNIYRREDFRHHSFIAPVAIGQISGFGVQSYLLGLQALVHHLGNK from the coding sequence GTGCTGCACGGGCCAAATCTAAATTTACTAGGACAGCGAGAACCAGGAATTTATGGTTCCTTGGGGCTGGCTGAAATTAATCGCTTGTTAGAAGAAGAAGCTTTGAGGTTTCAGGCGAAAGTATTTGCTGTGCAGTCAAATCATGAAGGGGTTTTGGTAGATACTATTCACGGGGCTTTAGGAAAACATCAGGGAATTTTAATTAATGCCGGAGCTTACACCCATACTAGTGTGGCTTTGCGGGATGCGATCGCTGGTGTTAACCTACCTACAGTAGAAGTACATCTGAGCAATATTTATCGCCGGGAAGACTTCCGCCACCATTCTTTCATCGCTCCCGTAGCTATCGGCCAAATAAGTGGTTTTGGTGTGCAAAGTTACTTGCTGGGCTTACAGGCTCTAGTGCATCATTTAGGAAATAAATAA
- a CDS encoding ADP-ribosylglycohydrolase family protein — MRYPLINRYKGTLLGALLGEVLAKDAKEPDDFGCDLSTIAVLSAQSLIELGKLDIDNWLERHQTKSLHLDITDGVLPKTIIATLPVALFFHENTANLRQNLLYMLQIWDYDPIVRDGTLAVGYAIAQCLTEKLHPRTLIAEIIAFIGETSTLIPQKLLKVNDLLEKGVGLETAQAEFSREQEPSHAIAMAFYCFLSTLEDLRLAVLRATHKDNTWRGKTGNLDSQIISVITGALSGAYNSTAGIPVKWRVLLCPTNLATGKLTNFSQVLKLADALVAVWSGVYDPALHLKPYPEEGCVRYPEQSQLCVFASPRVIQSR, encoded by the coding sequence ATGCGCTATCCACTGATTAATCGGTATAAAGGTACTTTATTAGGGGCATTACTGGGTGAAGTTTTAGCCAAGGATGCTAAAGAGCCGGATGATTTTGGCTGTGATTTAAGCACCATAGCAGTTCTGAGCGCCCAAAGCTTAATCGAGTTAGGCAAATTAGATATAGATAATTGGCTAGAGCGTCATCAAACAAAATCTCTTCATTTAGATATAACTGATGGTGTTTTACCAAAAACTATTATTGCCACATTACCAGTGGCACTTTTTTTTCATGAAAATACGGCAAACCTGCGACAAAATTTGCTGTATATGTTGCAAATATGGGACTATGACCCCATTGTGAGAGATGGCACACTAGCAGTAGGTTATGCGATCGCTCAATGTCTCACGGAAAAACTTCATCCCCGCACCCTCATAGCAGAAATCATCGCCTTTATCGGCGAAACATCAACACTCATCCCACAAAAATTACTAAAAGTTAATGATTTGTTAGAAAAAGGAGTTGGGTTAGAAACAGCACAAGCCGAATTCTCTAGAGAACAAGAGCCGAGTCATGCTATTGCTATGGCGTTTTACTGCTTTCTCAGCACCTTAGAAGACCTGCGTCTGGCGGTTTTGCGGGCTACTCACAAGGATAATACTTGGCGAGGCAAAACCGGAAATTTAGATTCACAAATTATTAGTGTAATTACTGGGGCTTTATCAGGAGCTTACAACAGTACTGCGGGTATTCCCGTAAAATGGCGGGTTTTGTTATGTCCCACCAATTTAGCCACGGGCAAACTAACAAATTTTTCCCAGGTGCTAAAATTAGCTGATGCACTTGTTGCTGTATGGTCAGGAGTGTATGATCCCGCCCTACATCTAAAGCCTTACCCAGAGGAGGGATGTGTCAGATATCCAGAACAGTCTCAACTTTGTGTCTTTGCATCCCCTCGCGTTATCCAGTCGCGTTAA
- a CDS encoding DNA topoisomerase I, which translates to MARKLIDGLLGPECEPEPELIPIPVHERTRRR; encoded by the coding sequence TTGGCACGCAAGCTCATTGATGGTTTATTAGGACCAGAATGCGAGCCAGAACCGGAACTCATTCCGATTCCTGTACACGAGCGGACACGTCGTCGTTAA
- the topA gene encoding type I DNA topoisomerase: MSTLVIVESPTKARTIRNYLPKDYRVEASMGHVRDLPQSASEIPASVKAERWAQLGVNVDADFEPVYVVPKDKKKVVTQLKDALKGVDELILATDEDREGESISWHLYQLLKPKVPTKRMVFHEITQEAIKKALNNCRDIDEQLVRAQETRRILDRLVGYTLSPLLWKKIAWGLSAGRVQSVAVRLLVQKERQRRAFHEGTYWDLKASLVQEKTAFAAQLTTLGGTKVATGSDFDAATGQITAGRNVLLLNEEQALALQERLSGKTWNVSSIDERPVTRKPAPPFTTSTLQQESNRKLRLSARDTMRIAQNLYEQGYITYMRTDSVHLSDQALTAARSCVEQLYGKNYLSPEPRQYTTKSKGAQEAHEAIRPAGSTFRTPQATGLNGRELAVYDLIWKRTVASQMADCRQTQISVQLQVEDAGFRSSGKRIDFPGFLRAYVEGSDDPDAALEDQEVILPSLKVGDHPKCTELEAVGHETQPPARYTEATLVKTLESEGIGRPSTYASIIGTIIDKGYAQLVSNALIPTFTAFAVTNLLEKHFPDVVDPSFTSKMEQTLDDIATGEAKWLPYLREFYLGDKGLETLVREQESQIDASQARTVLLENLDAKVRIGKYGPYIEVDNDGTVVTASIPKDLTPSDLDPKQVEVLLRQKTVGPDQVGRHPETGEPIYLKIGTYGPYVQLGDKTDENPKPKQTSLPKGVTPENVTLDMAVGLLALPRTLGVHPETGKKIQASLGRFGPYVVHDQGKEGKDYRSLKAADNVLTVSLERALELLAEPKKGRGSSSSKSKAAVRELGMHPEEGTPVNIYDGPYGPYIKHGKVNVSIPEGQSVEDVTLSTALELLASKASTKKTTRKTSKSTSSRAKSTAKSSQTSAKKNDAEG; encoded by the coding sequence ATGTCAACTCTCGTCATCGTTGAATCTCCGACCAAAGCTCGTACCATTCGCAACTACCTGCCAAAAGACTATCGGGTGGAAGCGTCTATGGGTCATGTCCGTGACCTACCCCAATCAGCTAGTGAAATTCCCGCCTCTGTGAAAGCAGAACGGTGGGCGCAGCTGGGGGTAAATGTAGACGCAGACTTTGAACCGGTGTATGTTGTCCCCAAAGACAAAAAGAAAGTTGTTACCCAGCTCAAAGATGCCCTCAAAGGTGTTGATGAACTGATTCTGGCAACTGACGAAGACCGGGAAGGTGAAAGCATCAGTTGGCATTTATACCAATTGCTGAAGCCAAAAGTTCCGACTAAGCGAATGGTGTTTCACGAAATTACCCAAGAAGCTATTAAAAAAGCTTTGAACAACTGCCGTGATATTGATGAGCAGTTAGTTCGCGCCCAAGAAACACGGCGGATTTTGGATCGATTGGTTGGCTATACCTTGTCTCCCCTGCTGTGGAAAAAAATCGCCTGGGGATTATCTGCTGGGCGCGTACAATCTGTAGCTGTGCGACTTTTAGTCCAAAAGGAACGCCAACGCCGCGCTTTCCATGAAGGTACATATTGGGATTTAAAAGCTAGCTTGGTGCAGGAAAAAACTGCCTTTGCTGCCCAATTGACCACACTGGGAGGAACCAAAGTAGCCACTGGTAGCGATTTCGATGCAGCCACAGGACAAATTACCGCAGGGCGCAATGTCTTGTTGCTCAACGAAGAGCAAGCTCTAGCTCTCCAGGAACGTCTGAGCGGGAAAACCTGGAATGTCAGCAGCATCGATGAACGCCCCGTAACGCGTAAACCTGCGCCACCGTTTACTACTTCCACACTGCAACAAGAATCCAACCGCAAACTGCGTCTATCAGCCAGAGACACAATGCGGATTGCCCAGAATTTGTATGAGCAAGGGTATATCACCTATATGCGTACAGATTCGGTACATTTGTCTGATCAGGCGCTCACAGCTGCTCGTAGCTGTGTAGAACAACTTTATGGTAAAAACTACCTCAGTCCCGAACCTCGGCAATACACCACCAAATCGAAAGGCGCACAAGAAGCCCACGAAGCCATTCGTCCGGCGGGTAGTACTTTCCGTACTCCCCAAGCAACTGGTTTAAATGGTCGGGAACTTGCGGTTTATGACTTGATTTGGAAGCGCACTGTTGCGAGTCAAATGGCTGACTGTCGCCAGACACAAATTAGCGTCCAGTTGCAAGTTGAAGACGCTGGCTTTCGTTCTTCTGGTAAGCGGATTGATTTTCCGGGCTTCTTACGCGCTTATGTGGAGGGGTCAGATGATCCAGATGCAGCTTTAGAAGATCAGGAAGTCATTTTACCCAGTTTGAAAGTGGGTGATCATCCAAAGTGTACTGAGCTAGAAGCTGTGGGTCACGAAACCCAACCACCAGCAAGATATACCGAAGCTACTCTAGTAAAAACTTTAGAAAGTGAAGGCATTGGTCGCCCTAGTACCTATGCCAGCATCATCGGCACCATCATTGATAAGGGTTACGCCCAATTGGTGAGTAATGCCTTGATTCCTACTTTCACGGCTTTCGCCGTCACCAACCTCCTAGAAAAGCATTTCCCGGATGTGGTAGACCCCAGTTTCACTTCCAAGATGGAACAAACCCTGGATGATATTGCCACAGGCGAAGCTAAGTGGTTACCCTATTTACGGGAATTTTATTTGGGAGACAAAGGTTTAGAAACTTTAGTCAGAGAACAGGAAAGTCAAATTGATGCCAGTCAAGCTAGAACGGTATTACTGGAAAATTTAGATGCTAAAGTCCGCATTGGCAAATATGGCCCCTACATCGAAGTTGACAATGATGGCACTGTGGTTACTGCCTCAATTCCCAAAGACCTGACACCATCTGACCTTGACCCGAAACAGGTAGAAGTGCTGCTGCGGCAAAAAACAGTGGGGCCTGACCAAGTAGGTCGGCATCCTGAAACTGGTGAACCAATTTATCTGAAAATTGGTACTTACGGCCCCTATGTGCAGTTGGGTGATAAAACAGACGAAAATCCTAAACCTAAACAAACTTCTTTACCCAAGGGTGTGACTCCCGAAAATGTCACCTTAGACATGGCTGTGGGTCTCTTGGCTCTACCCCGGACATTGGGAGTACATCCTGAAACAGGTAAGAAAATTCAAGCCAGTTTAGGGCGTTTTGGCCCTTACGTTGTTCACGACCAGGGTAAGGAAGGCAAAGACTATCGTTCTCTCAAAGCTGCTGATAATGTGCTAACAGTTTCCCTCGAACGTGCATTGGAGTTATTAGCCGAACCGAAAAAAGGACGTGGCTCCAGCAGTAGCAAGTCTAAGGCAGCTGTACGCGAATTGGGTATGCACCCTGAAGAAGGTACGCCTGTGAATATTTATGATGGCCCCTATGGCCCTTATATCAAGCACGGCAAAGTTAATGTGAGCATCCCAGAAGGCCAATCGGTAGAAGATGTCACATTATCTACAGCTCTAGAATTATTAGCAAGCAAAGCATCTACCAAAAAAACTACTCGCAAAACGAGTAAATCAACAAGTTCACGAGCTAAGTCAACGGCTAAATCATCTCAGACGAGCGCTAAAAAAAATGATGCCGAAGGTTAG
- a CDS encoding NAD(P)H-quinone oxidoreductase subunit N, giving the protein MDFANLTSQLNAGTILPEGIVIVTLLGVLIVDLILGRTSARWIGYLAIAGLVAAVGALYLQWDVTNPISFSGSFIGDDLSIVFRGIIALSAAVTILMSIRYIEQSGTALAEFIAILLSATLGGMFLSGASELVMIFISLETLSISSYLLTGYTKRDPRSNEAALKYLLIGASSTAIFLYGVSLLYGLSGGETELGAIANGIAAANIGQSLGLVIALIFVIAGIGFKISAAPFHQWTPDVYEGAPTPVIAFLSVGSKAAGFALAIRLLTTVFPLVADEWRFIFTALAVLSMVLGNVVALAQTSMKRMLAYSSIAQAGFVMIGMIAGTEAGYASMVFYLMVYLFMNLCGFTCIILFSLRTGTDQIAEYSGLYQKDPLLTLALSISLLSLGGIPPLAGFFGKIYLFWAGWQAGLYWLVLLGLVTSVVSIYYYIRVVKMMVVKEPQEMSEVVKNYPEIRWNLPGFRPLQVGLIVTLIATTIAGILSNPLFTLANNSISNTAMLQATIFERTQISAISTQEPEEL; this is encoded by the coding sequence ATGGATTTTGCTAATCTTACATCCCAGTTGAATGCTGGAACGATTTTGCCAGAGGGGATTGTAATTGTCACCCTCTTAGGGGTTTTGATTGTTGATTTGATTTTGGGACGTACATCCGCACGCTGGATTGGATATCTGGCGATCGCAGGTTTAGTCGCTGCGGTTGGCGCACTCTATCTTCAATGGGATGTGACTAATCCCATCTCCTTTAGCGGTAGCTTTATTGGTGATGACCTCAGTATTGTCTTTCGCGGTATCATCGCGTTGTCTGCTGCTGTCACCATATTGATGTCAATTCGCTACATTGAGCAGAGTGGTACTGCTTTAGCGGAATTCATCGCCATTTTGCTAAGTGCAACTTTGGGAGGAATGTTTTTATCCGGTGCTAGTGAGTTAGTGATGATTTTTATCTCACTAGAAACTCTCAGTATTTCCTCTTACCTGCTCACAGGTTATACTAAGCGTGACCCCCGCTCTAACGAAGCTGCGCTGAAATACCTGTTGATTGGAGCTTCCAGCACAGCAATATTTTTATACGGCGTTTCGCTGCTGTACGGGCTGTCAGGTGGAGAAACTGAATTAGGTGCGATCGCTAATGGTATAGCCGCAGCTAATATTGGTCAATCTTTAGGTTTGGTAATTGCGCTGATTTTCGTGATTGCAGGTATCGGCTTTAAAATCTCCGCCGCACCCTTTCACCAATGGACACCAGACGTTTACGAAGGCGCTCCCACCCCAGTGATTGCCTTTTTATCTGTGGGTTCCAAAGCAGCTGGGTTTGCTTTAGCCATTCGCTTACTGACAACAGTCTTCCCTCTAGTTGCTGACGAATGGAGATTTATTTTCACCGCCCTTGCAGTTTTGAGTATGGTGTTGGGTAACGTCGTCGCCCTCGCCCAAACCAGCATGAAACGGATGTTAGCTTATTCATCCATTGCTCAAGCTGGATTTGTGATGATTGGTATGATTGCCGGCACTGAAGCCGGATATGCCAGTATGGTATTTTACCTGATGGTCTACCTGTTCATGAACCTGTGCGGGTTTACCTGCATCATTCTGTTCTCTCTGCGGACAGGAACAGACCAAATTGCCGAATACTCTGGCTTGTATCAAAAAGACCCACTTTTGACATTGGCATTGAGTATCTCACTACTTTCTTTAGGTGGTATTCCGCCATTAGCTGGGTTTTTTGGGAAAATTTACTTGTTCTGGGCTGGTTGGCAAGCTGGACTTTACTGGTTAGTTTTGCTAGGCTTAGTTACCAGCGTTGTCTCCATCTACTACTACATTCGCGTAGTCAAAATGATGGTAGTCAAAGAACCCCAAGAAATGTCCGAGGTTGTCAAGAATTATCCAGAAATTCGGTGGAATTTACCTGGATTTAGACCTTTGCAAGTGGGACTGATCGTAACTTTAATCGCCACTACCATTGCTGGGATTTTGTCCAACCCACTATTTACACTGGCTAACAATTCTATCTCTAACACTGCAATGCTACAAGCAACAATTTTTGAGAGAACTCAAATAAGTGCAATCTCCACACAGGAACCAGAGGAGTTGTAG
- a CDS encoding branched-chain amino acid ABC transporter permease, with the protein MDPQIAQLIVNGIAVGSIIALAAVGLTLTYGILRLSNFAHGDFLTLGAYLTLLVNAGGINIWLSMILAATGTVAAMLLAEKLLWSRMRSIGATSTTLIIISIGLALFLRNGIIFLWGGQNKNYNLPVATALEIFGIKVAQNQLLVLGLAVLAILALHYLLQNTKIGKAMRAVADDLDLARVSGINVEQVILWTWIIAGTFTSLGGSMYGLITAVRPNMGWFLILPLFASVILGGIGNPYGAIAAAFIIGIAQELSTLWIGSEYKQGVALLMMILVLLIRPKGLFKGTI; encoded by the coding sequence ATGGATCCACAAATTGCTCAACTAATCGTCAATGGAATTGCAGTCGGAAGCATTATTGCACTAGCAGCAGTCGGACTTACCCTTACCTACGGCATTTTACGGTTATCTAATTTTGCTCACGGTGACTTTCTCACGTTGGGAGCTTATTTGACCCTGTTAGTAAATGCCGGTGGTATAAATATTTGGCTATCGATGATATTGGCAGCCACGGGAACAGTAGCCGCAATGCTGCTGGCAGAAAAATTACTCTGGTCAAGAATGCGCTCTATTGGTGCCACTTCCACGACGCTGATTATTATCTCTATTGGACTCGCCTTATTTCTCCGCAATGGCATTATCTTTCTTTGGGGCGGCCAGAACAAAAATTACAATTTACCCGTAGCCACGGCTTTAGAGATTTTTGGCATCAAAGTAGCGCAAAATCAATTGTTGGTATTGGGGTTAGCAGTGTTGGCAATTTTAGCGCTGCACTATCTGCTGCAAAACACCAAAATTGGCAAAGCCATGCGAGCCGTAGCTGACGATTTAGATTTAGCTAGAGTTTCTGGGATTAATGTCGAACAAGTCATCCTGTGGACTTGGATTATTGCCGGCACATTCACCTCTTTAGGTGGCAGTATGTATGGATTGATTACAGCTGTACGCCCGAATATGGGGTGGTTTTTGATTTTGCCGTTATTCGCTTCCGTCATTTTAGGGGGTATTGGTAATCCCTACGGTGCGATCGCCGCCGCATTCATTATTGGTATAGCCCAAGAACTCAGCACCCTGTGGATAGGTTCTGAGTATAAACAAGGTGTAGCCCTGTTGATGATGATTTTGGTGCTGCTCATTCGCCCCAAAGGTTTATTCAAAGGCACGATTTGA
- a CDS encoding photosystem I protein PsaX, which produces MAKVQNSPVPATGAKPPYTFRAGWALLLLAVNFLVAAYYFHIIE; this is translated from the coding sequence ATGGCTAAAGTTCAAAATTCCCCAGTTCCAGCAACAGGAGCTAAACCCCCGTACACTTTTCGCGCTGGTTGGGCTTTGCTGTTATTAGCTGTTAACTTTTTGGTTGCAGCTTATTATTTCCACATCATTGAGTAA
- a CDS encoding response regulator: MVSNKILVIDDTTVVRLKVREMLPPGNFEVLEAKDGLEGYNFIRQEKLSLIMLDFILPKMSGWEVFQQVQAQPEFRKIPLVIMSGRKEEVTEKLTEPFEYFEFLGKPFDQKQLITAIKSAMAKAKKPRADIIPVAAVSTKNVPVATVAPQNIPVAAARIANTIVVPSDHDHHSPNSAEINALNEKMVKMQAEIDGLKKQLAQVVTFIKQKIK, from the coding sequence GTGGTAAGCAACAAAATTTTAGTTATCGATGACACTACAGTTGTCAGGTTAAAAGTACGAGAAATGTTACCTCCTGGCAATTTCGAGGTATTAGAAGCAAAAGATGGTTTGGAAGGATACAATTTCATCCGTCAGGAAAAGCTCAGTTTGATCATGTTGGACTTTATCCTCCCGAAAATGAGTGGTTGGGAAGTGTTTCAGCAAGTTCAAGCACAGCCTGAGTTCAGAAAGATTCCCTTGGTGATCATGTCTGGTCGTAAGGAAGAAGTGACCGAAAAACTGACAGAACCTTTTGAATACTTTGAATTTTTGGGAAAGCCTTTTGACCAGAAGCAACTAATTACTGCGATTAAGTCAGCGATGGCTAAAGCCAAAAAGCCCCGCGCCGACATAATTCCAGTCGCAGCTGTCTCCACTAAAAATGTTCCTGTAGCCACTGTGGCCCCTCAGAATATTCCGGTAGCCGCAGCTCGGATCGCAAATACGATAGTAGTACCTTCTGATCATGATCATCACTCACCTAACTCAGCAGAAATAAATGCGCTGAATGAAAAAATGGTCAAAATGCAAGCAGAAATCGATGGCTTAAAGAAACAGTTAGCGCAGGTGGTGACTTTTATTAAACAAAAAATTAAGTAA